In Nakamurella antarctica, the following are encoded in one genomic region:
- a CDS encoding gamma-glutamylcyclotransferase, which translates to MALYAAYGSNMDPAQMLQRCPSSPMAGAGYLPGWRLTFGGEDLGWEGSLTTIVEDATASVFVVLYDMAEADEKNLDSWEGADLGVYEKIRLRVRTLNGDQLAWLYVLVAYEGGLPSARYLGVIADAAEAAGAPSDYVTELRHRPCRSNGT; encoded by the coding sequence ATGGCGCTTTACGCCGCTTACGGCTCGAATATGGACCCCGCCCAGATGCTTCAGCGATGCCCGTCATCGCCCATGGCCGGGGCTGGTTACCTACCCGGTTGGCGTTTGACGTTCGGCGGCGAGGACCTCGGGTGGGAGGGCTCGCTCACCACCATCGTCGAGGACGCCACTGCCTCCGTCTTTGTGGTGCTTTACGACATGGCCGAGGCTGATGAGAAAAATTTGGACTCGTGGGAAGGCGCTGATCTAGGCGTCTACGAGAAGATTCGGTTGCGGGTCCGGACGCTCAACGGCGACCAGCTGGCGTGGCTGTACGTCCTTGTCGCCTACGAGGGCGGGCTGCCATCGGCGCGCTACCTCGGCGTCATCGCCGATGCGGCAGAAGCTGCCGGGGCGCCTAGCGATTACGTCACCGAATTGCGGCATCGTCCGTGCCGGTCCAACGGCACCTGA
- a CDS encoding NAD(P)H-quinone dehydrogenase, whose product MRIVIIGAGPAGYEAALVAAQYGAEVTLVETDGAGGNCVLYDCVPSKTFIASAGGRTAVREADQLGIQVSINEVDVDIARVHARVSALAMAQSNDIRSGLLAAGVTMLSGHARFVDESTGLALHNVEVTALDGSIINLQAEAVLIATGASPRVLPTAIPDGERILTWRQVYSLSELPEHLIIVGSGVTGAEFASAYTELGVRVTLVSSRDRVLPHEDADAAAVIEEVFDNRGVTLVKHARADLVEREGDQVRVTLADGRKIVGSHCLMTVGSVPNTVDLGLEKVGIVTGPGGFIPVDRVSRTSVAGIYAAGDCTGVLMLASVAAMQGRIAMWHFLGDGVPPLRLKTVSANVFTHPEIATVGISQAEADAGLVPCRVLMLPLATNPRAKMLGLRYGFVKIFVRPATGIVVGGVVVGPEASELILPMALAVQNRLTAKNLAYTFSVYPSLTGSITELGRQLMHFDGDLG is encoded by the coding sequence ATGCGGATCGTCATCATTGGCGCAGGGCCAGCAGGCTACGAAGCGGCACTGGTCGCTGCGCAGTACGGAGCCGAAGTGACGTTGGTGGAAACCGACGGGGCCGGCGGCAATTGCGTCCTCTACGACTGCGTCCCCTCCAAAACCTTTATAGCCTCGGCGGGCGGGCGCACCGCTGTCCGCGAGGCCGATCAACTGGGTATCCAGGTATCAATCAACGAAGTGGATGTCGATATCGCACGCGTCCACGCTAGGGTGTCGGCGTTAGCGATGGCGCAGTCCAACGACATACGTAGCGGGCTCCTCGCCGCTGGCGTCACGATGTTGTCTGGGCACGCTCGTTTTGTTGATGAGTCAACGGGTCTGGCGCTCCATAATGTGGAAGTAACAGCCCTCGATGGCAGCATCATCAACTTGCAAGCCGAAGCCGTTTTGATTGCTACGGGCGCGAGCCCCCGGGTCCTTCCGACGGCGATCCCGGATGGCGAACGGATCCTGACGTGGCGCCAGGTCTACTCGCTCAGTGAGCTGCCGGAGCACCTCATCATCGTGGGCTCGGGTGTTACGGGTGCCGAGTTCGCCTCCGCCTACACGGAACTCGGGGTGCGAGTCACCTTGGTGTCCAGCCGAGACCGGGTGCTGCCGCACGAAGATGCGGACGCGGCGGCCGTCATCGAAGAGGTGTTTGATAATCGCGGCGTGACGCTGGTGAAACATGCGCGCGCCGACCTCGTGGAGCGGGAGGGTGACCAGGTGCGGGTGACGCTCGCCGATGGCCGCAAAATCGTCGGGTCGCATTGTTTGATGACGGTCGGGTCGGTTCCCAACACCGTCGATCTTGGCCTGGAGAAAGTCGGGATCGTCACTGGCCCAGGCGGTTTCATTCCCGTAGACCGGGTATCGCGCACGTCTGTCGCAGGTATTTATGCCGCGGGCGACTGCACCGGCGTGTTGATGCTCGCCTCGGTTGCGGCCATGCAGGGGCGTATTGCAATGTGGCATTTCCTTGGCGACGGGGTGCCACCGCTGCGGCTGAAGACGGTGTCCGCCAACGTGTTTACTCATCCCGAGATCGCCACGGTTGGCATCTCGCAGGCGGAAGCCGACGCGGGCCTGGTGCCGTGCCGCGTGCTGATGCTGCCGCTGGCCACCAACCCTCGGGCAAAAATGTTGGGCCTGCGCTACGGTTTCGTCAAAATCTTCGTTCGCCCGGCCACCGGCATCGTCGTCGGCGGGGTGGTGGTAGGACCGGAGGCAAGTGAGCTGATCCTGCCCATGGCGCTGGCCGTTCAGAACCGCTTAACGGCAAAAAATCTGGCCTACACCTTCAGCGTTTACCCATCGCTGACCGGTTCGATCACCGAGCTGGGCCGTCAGCTGATGCATTTTGACGGGGATCTTGGCTGA
- a CDS encoding DUF1707 SHOCT-like domain-containing protein, translating to MALPGPDQSEPGPGEPGPAEPRQGGGKLPAVRIGDVDRNAAVTALSEHLGLGRLNLEEFNERSTVVANARTMDEVDAVFGDLPEPRPVGAALALAGTPGVALAGPSGVAGSSQTLSPVAGPNKTLIALIAAMPFLALGLFFITGLWYFFLLVPLSGAVLGPFINKGR from the coding sequence ATGGCGCTACCTGGACCCGACCAATCTGAACCCGGCCCAGGTGAACCCGGCCCAGCTGAACCCCGGCAAGGGGGCGGAAAACTGCCCGCTGTCCGCATCGGGGACGTCGATCGTAATGCGGCGGTGACCGCGCTGAGCGAGCACCTGGGTCTCGGGCGGCTGAACCTCGAGGAATTTAACGAGAGGTCGACCGTGGTAGCCAATGCCCGCACCATGGACGAGGTGGACGCGGTGTTCGGCGACCTCCCCGAGCCCCGTCCGGTGGGCGCCGCACTGGCCCTCGCGGGCACTCCGGGCGTTGCCCTCGCGGGCCCTTCGGGCGTTGCAGGCAGTTCGCAGACGCTCTCCCCGGTGGCGGGTCCGAATAAAACACTCATAGCGTTGATCGCTGCAATGCCGTTTCTGGCGCTTGGCCTGTTTTTCATCACCGGGCTCTGGTACTTCTTTTTGCTGGTCCCGTTGAGCGGGGCCGTATTGGGGCCATTCATCAACAAGGGGAGATAG